The DNA sequence TTTAACAGAATATTTTATAAAATGATTTGATGCAGTCTTTAAACCATCCGGCCCCGGTCGAGCCATTACAAGAAGAAGATCTCCACCTTTTTTACTCCTCCTATAGAGAAGTTGTAGCGGAAAAGATTCCATGTTTTGAAAACCTTCTTTTTTTTAACAAGGACAATGTGATAGACGCTGAGCAATATGTATCGTCTTTCGAAACCCTGAAAAAGATGGAAGGCTACTTTAATAGATGCGAGACCCAGGAGAGTCACGATCACTTCTGCTATTGCGCCAATCAGGCAATCATTTTCACGATCCCCATGAAAGAACGGGAGTGTATCGCCGTCATCAGCGGGGTCGATTCTTACTTTAGTAATCATGTCTCAAGCGATTGGTTGGAGGAATTCCGAAAAACTGTTATCTGGAATTTTTTGCTGATTAAGGGTGCAGGAATTGACCCGGAGACTGGTCTGCCGAACAGCAGGGTGTTCTATAACACGCTTGAGCGGTTCCCGGGGGATATCCTGCCCTCGATCCTGCTTGTCGAGCTTTTCCCCAGGGCACGTTCCTCGAGAGAGTCTCAAATCCATACTGCTAAGGCGGTTCGTTCATTAAGAAGCTGTATTGACTGCCAATTGCCGTTATTTTATTTGGGAAATCATCTCTTCGGCGTAATCGGCAGCTTTGTTGAGAGGAAGAGCTGTCTTATCCTTGGCCGCAAAATATTATCCTGGTTGCGCAGTGATGGTTTTAGAAAAATACATATTGGAATGCGCAGGGAAAATGAACTGATTGACCTGGAAAATACAAATATTCATCGCGAAGCAGTTGAACAGGCGTATTTCGCCCTACAGACTGCCGGAAAAAGAGGACCTTTTTCCCTGTGTGATTATCATCGATTGCGAAACCCCGAAGAACATCCTCTGCGGAAGCCCTCTAAGGCTTTATTGGCAAAATTCAGAAGACGATGGCAGGGAGTCGAACATTTCTCCATTGTACAATTTCAATCTGCACAAAGTAAAGATACCGAATTTTTAGCAGCCAGTCTTATTGATAACAGCGTCATTTGTGAAGGCCAGGATGTGTATGTTTTCCTGCCGGAAACCGGATCCCAGGAAGCCCTACGTCGGAGCAAAAAATGGTTGTCGGCTCTAGATGTGGGGGATATCCTGACTGGCGTGGCTTGTTTCCCTCATTTTTCTTTCACCAAAAGCCAGACTGTATTTAACTGCCGAAAGGCCTTGCATCACGCCTCCTTCTTCGGTCCATGTGGCAGTGCAGTCTTTAATGCTGTAAGTTTGAATGTCAGTGGAGATATATATTATGCTGAGGGAGATCTTACCTCAGCGGTGAGGGAGTACCGAACTGGGTTGATATGCGACCCGGTGGATACCAATCTTCTCAATAGCCTTGGAGTATCCTATGCGGATATGGATAAGCACAGGGAAGCACTTCAATGCTTTGAGAAAGTTCTTTCCTTTGATCCCACCAATTTTATGGCTCTCTATAATGCCGGTCTTGGGGCTGAGCTCAATGGCAGGCAGAGCGATGCCGTTGACTGTTTTGAGCGCGCCTGGTGCCAGGACACCGAGTTTTCTGAGGAAAAAGATGATCTTGCTTTTCATCTGGGCCGATTATATTGTCTGGACGGCCGGTACGGCGAGTCCGTAGATGTACTTCTGCCCTGGTATCAAAAGCAGAGTGGGGGGAAGCCGAAGGAAAAAGCTTTGCCCTATCTGGGACGATCATACCACGGTCTCGGGCAGGATGATAAAGCCATGATTTGGCTACAGAGAGCCTTGAAATATTACGAATTTGATGCGGAGTCCATGGGATTGCTCGGCCTTGTTTATTTGATAAATAAGGAGGGCGATGATATTGCCCTCACCTTGTGTGAGAAGAGCACCACTATTGAACCGGATAATATTAACTTGAAAATGTATCTGGCGAAAGTGCAGATTGCCTGCAGGCTTCATGGTGAAGCCAGAGCAACACTGAAAAAATGTTTACGTAATAAGACCACCAGGACAGAGGCTCAACTATTGTCCGCTCTCAATTATAAAGAGGAGGGGCAGGTAAAAAGGGCGAGGTTTTGGATCAAGACGTTACTGGAAAATACAGCTCTGGATAACGACATAGCAGCTCAGGCTCATACAATAGAAGAGGAATTAGATGGACTTTGAAATCAGTAAAGACCGCAGAAGGGTCTCGCGGGAACCAAAATATAATCTGGATAATACCGTTGTAGGCGATTCCTGGAGGATGTTCAGAATCATGGCGGAGTTTGTAGATGGATTTGATGCACTTTCGGCAATCGATGTTCCCGCCGTCACCATCTATGGCTCAGCCAGGACAGCGAAGAATGATCCTTATTATACGATTACGGAAACCCTGGCCGGCGAGCTGGCAAAGGCCGGATACGGAGTCATTACCGGAGGAGGTCCTGGAATAATGGAAGCCGCCAATAAAGGAGCCTTCGAGGCAGGAGGGATTTCCATCGGTTTGAATATAGCTCTGCCGCATGAACAGGAAGCCAACCCCTATACAAACTTTCCTCTTGATTTTAAGTATTTTTTTGTGAGGAAGGTTATGCTGATGAAGTATTCCATGGCATTTATCTGCATGCCGGGAGGTTTTGGATCTCTCGATGAGCTATTTGAATCGCTGACACTGATCCAGACCCAGCGGGTGCGCCCCTTTCCCATCGTCCTTTTCGGCTCGGAGTTTTGGAGCGGACTTGTCAACTGGATGGAAGATGCCCTTCTGGCCCGGGGAAACATTCATGCAGATGATACCTCGCTTTTTAAGGTTTTGGATGAGGTCGAGGATGTACTGCAATATATAACCAGTAATGTCGTAGCGTAAAAGATTGAATGCAATTATTTTTTTGAATATGTTATCTTAGTCGAACTGATTCCTTTGGAATACATGTCTGGTATTAATTTGCCTGTCTGATAACATCCTATGGTTTGGCGGCGGAGCGAGGATTTTTAAAGTTTCTGATTTGGATTATGATAATTATTCATAGATGTTAAAGAGGTTATCACATGGCTCAAATAGATGCGTTTTTTAAACTTATGAACGATGAGGGTGCCTCTGATCTTCATATGGTTGCCGATCAACAGCCGATTCTGCGTATTCGCGGAGATATGGAGCGAGTAAAGTTTAAACGGCTTAACAATGATGAACTTCGGGCAATGCTGTATGAGATCTGCCCGGAAGAAAAAATTAAAGCATTTGAAGAGAACGGTGACATCGATTTCGGCTATGAAATTCCAGGGCTTGCCCGTTATCGTTGTAACTTCTTCAGACAGAAATATGGAGTAGGAGCGGTCTTCCGTGAAATTCCCAGTGAGATAATGACCTGCGAGCAGCTGGGGCTGCCCAAGGTAATCGCCCGTCTCGCGCATCTGCCGAAAGGACTGGTGTTGGTGACCGGACCCACAGGCTCGGGTAAATCTACAACTCTTGCTGCCATTGTCGATGAGGCAAACAAAAACCGAAAGGATCATATTCTCACCATTGAAGACCCCATCGAATTTGTGCATACCAGTCAGAAGTGCATCATCAATCATCGGGAAGTCGGGACGCATACCAAAAGTTTTACCGCGGCCCTTCGGGGGGCATTACGTGAGGACCCCGATATTATTATGGTCGGGGAGATGCGCGATCTCGAAACCATATCTCTGGCGATGGAAGCGGCCATGACCGGGCACCTCGTTTTCGGTACCCTGCATACTTTGAATGCCATGAAGACGGTTGACCGGATCATTGAGATTTTTCCGGCAAATCAACAGGGGCAGGTGCGATCCACCCTGGCAGATGCACTCAAGGCCGTGGTTTCCCAGACACTGTTTAAGCGAAAAGATATCAAGGGGCGCTGCGCTGCACTTGAAATTCTTATTGCGACCCCGGCCGTCCGCAATCTTATTCGAGAGGGTAAGACATATCAGATACTCTCAACCATGCAGACAGGAAAAAAATTCGGTATGCAGACGCTTGATGATGCCATTATGACATTTCTTGATAAGAAAATGATCAGTGCAGATGATGCCTATTCCAATTGCGTTGAAAAGGCCAAATTTGTCAAATACCTGCGTAAACCGCCGACCGATTTTACCGATGTCTGATGTGATTTAGGCACTTTACGTATTAATCAAGCGAAAGGAGAGTATCTATATGGTACTCTCCTTTTTTCGTTGTAACCGTCACTGTTCCCGCTGTTTTGATCGGCAGCACGGCAACATGATGTCTTCGGCACCTTTCCAGCACAGACGGGGCAGGAAATGTTCCATGGTTGCCGGATGAAACCACCATAACATCGGGCCTGACCTTATCGACAAATAATTCCGAGTTCGAGGTTGATGAACCGTGGTGAGTGGCGAGAAGAAGGTTTGCTTTAAGATCCAGTTGATCGGTGACAAGGTGTTCTTCCATTTTCGCGG is a window from the Desulfopila inferna genome containing:
- a CDS encoding tetratricopeptide repeat protein → MQSLNHPAPVEPLQEEDLHLFYSSYREVVAEKIPCFENLLFFNKDNVIDAEQYVSSFETLKKMEGYFNRCETQESHDHFCYCANQAIIFTIPMKERECIAVISGVDSYFSNHVSSDWLEEFRKTVIWNFLLIKGAGIDPETGLPNSRVFYNTLERFPGDILPSILLVELFPRARSSRESQIHTAKAVRSLRSCIDCQLPLFYLGNHLFGVIGSFVERKSCLILGRKILSWLRSDGFRKIHIGMRRENELIDLENTNIHREAVEQAYFALQTAGKRGPFSLCDYHRLRNPEEHPLRKPSKALLAKFRRRWQGVEHFSIVQFQSAQSKDTEFLAASLIDNSVICEGQDVYVFLPETGSQEALRRSKKWLSALDVGDILTGVACFPHFSFTKSQTVFNCRKALHHASFFGPCGSAVFNAVSLNVSGDIYYAEGDLTSAVREYRTGLICDPVDTNLLNSLGVSYADMDKHREALQCFEKVLSFDPTNFMALYNAGLGAELNGRQSDAVDCFERAWCQDTEFSEEKDDLAFHLGRLYCLDGRYGESVDVLLPWYQKQSGGKPKEKALPYLGRSYHGLGQDDKAMIWLQRALKYYEFDAESMGLLGLVYLINKEGDDIALTLCEKSTTIEPDNINLKMYLAKVQIACRLHGEARATLKKCLRNKTTRTEAQLLSALNYKEEGQVKRARFWIKTLLENTALDNDIAAQAHTIEEELDGL
- a CDS encoding TIGR00730 family Rossman fold protein, encoding MDFEISKDRRRVSREPKYNLDNTVVGDSWRMFRIMAEFVDGFDALSAIDVPAVTIYGSARTAKNDPYYTITETLAGELAKAGYGVITGGGPGIMEAANKGAFEAGGISIGLNIALPHEQEANPYTNFPLDFKYFFVRKVMLMKYSMAFICMPGGFGSLDELFESLTLIQTQRVRPFPIVLFGSEFWSGLVNWMEDALLARGNIHADDTSLFKVLDEVEDVLQYITSNVVA
- a CDS encoding type IV pilus twitching motility protein PilT, which gives rise to MAQIDAFFKLMNDEGASDLHMVADQQPILRIRGDMERVKFKRLNNDELRAMLYEICPEEKIKAFEENGDIDFGYEIPGLARYRCNFFRQKYGVGAVFREIPSEIMTCEQLGLPKVIARLAHLPKGLVLVTGPTGSGKSTTLAAIVDEANKNRKDHILTIEDPIEFVHTSQKCIINHREVGTHTKSFTAALRGALREDPDIIMVGEMRDLETISLAMEAAMTGHLVFGTLHTLNAMKTVDRIIEIFPANQQGQVRSTLADALKAVVSQTLFKRKDIKGRCAALEILIATPAVRNLIREGKTYQILSTMQTGKKFGMQTLDDAIMTFLDKKMISADDAYSNCVEKAKFVKYLRKPPTDFTDV